A region of the Vigna unguiculata cultivar IT97K-499-35 chromosome 9, ASM411807v1, whole genome shotgun sequence genome:
TTCCATCGCTTACACTTCTCATCCCTTTATTTTTCAATCCGCATAATCTGTTACATTCCATTCTCTCCATTTCATCAATCCTAAACGTAGCCTTGAACATCACCTCTATTTGGCTTTGTAACTATTAAGTTATGAAATTTTTCTGGAGTTTTCTAAATTAGACACAATTGAAGCCTGATAATTGTCTATTCAAGCTTATTATTTAGAAGATTATCAAGCAacaatatttaacatatttaggattaaattttattcttgtttATATCCATACACTAATCTAATCATTGTCTCTTGCAATGTTTTGATAAAAATAGTCAAATCAGAATCCAATAAATGAACCGTTTGACCAAAGTGATCTTCCATTTGGGTTTTGCAAATAGTATATAATCTGTTTGACACCTATTCATTCACATCTTAAAACCATAAtgattaattaatcaaatattaattaaggtTATTGATTCTCCATTCAAGGTTGTTGAAGTTGCTGTATGCCAAATATAATTCATATTTGAAAGTCGCAAGAGTCTTTTTCCttgttttagttcttattttagAAAGTTTTCTTAAATGCTAAGTCTTCTTGTActtatcttttaatttctaattaaaggTAACATATATTCTATCTCTAATCTCTTATCTTAatccattttaatttttgtttacttgttattatttttctacTTATTTTGTTGAATGTCGCAAATCATACTTATGGCTTCTCTTGCTTTCATCCAGTGTTATTGAATTTTGACCATGGTAGAAACTAGTAACGATTTCCTAGCTTGTCGCCAAAATAAGACAGGCGAATCGGGATTTTCATGGCGACCCATGGCAGCTGCTTTTAGCATGGCAGGTGATGGTGGCACAACGGTTGTAGCGAAAAAATTGGATCGAAAAACAAAAACCAAGATCTTGAACAAAAGAGAAGAAACGTGCAAAATGGCAGCGATGACATGGTGGGAGAAAGAAGATGACCAAAAACCCTAATTTGATCtttatcttttagtttttagCAAATTAGGCCTGACccactaaattttttatttaattagaccTACGTTGTAGATTTCTGACCACTTTCATTCTTTTAccttgtctttttcttttacttaagTTACTATAGCCACACTAGTAaagttttctttccttttctttaacctaaaataaaacaacacaaTGCTATTATTCCTTCCTTCACCATGGCACTGCAACTACAGTCACTGCCACTTACTACTATCGTCGCCAGTTGCCGTTAGTCCCCACCATCGGCCACCgttaagtttgttttttttttctacttctctACTTTGACTATACCTATATTCCAGCAACAATAATGGCCAATGATCATGATACTTCGAGAACATCTCATAGAAGTGACCTGGGTTGGAAACATTGTCATCCAATggatgaatcaaatttaaatacaacTATTTGCAATTATTATGGGAAAGTTATGAAAGAAGGAGTTACTAGAGCAAAAGAACATCTAATTGAAATGAAGGGCAATATTGATGCTTGCACCAAGACTCCAAAAAATGTGAGAGAAGAactttgaaaattatataaagaaagaaCATACAGCTCCTCCATCAATCCTAGATATAATGCTGTCAATAATAATCATGAAAGTGaagatgaagttgaaatttccATGGCTAGCAATGATAAAAAGAGAAATAGAGATGGAAGAAAATGACCAATGGATATGTTCTGTAGAAATCCATCTATTGTAATagataagagaaaaaagagaggaaaaacTAAGGTGAGCTAACATCAAATAGGCATGTGACAAGAATTTAAAGGTTTCGGTTCATCAATATATTGCTCGATTTTAGTACCAAGTAGACTTGTCATTCAACCTTGTGAGGCTGAAAAGTTTTCAAGATATGATTGATGCCATAGGTGCTTGTGGATCTGATTTACCTGTTCCTAGTTATCATGAAATTAGAGTTCCATTTCTCAATAAGGAAGTTCAGTACACCGAGAAGTTTTTACAAGATCATAAATTGCAATGGAGCAAACATGGTTGTTCTATTATGTCATATGCTTGGACTAACCAAAAGCAACAATGCTTGATTAACTTTTTGCTGAGCTCCCCTGTAGGGACAATATTTGTCAAGTCCATTGATGGTTCAAACTTTGTGAAGACAGGAGAAAAAATTCGAGATGCTTGATTCCCTTGTGGAGGAAATTGGAGAAAATGTTGTTCAAGTTATAACATGGGAACAATTATGTGTTGACTAGTAAGTTGTTAGAAGAGAAAAGACCCATCTCTATTGGACTACTTGTGTTGCCTATTGATAGATTTGATGCTTGATACATTGGAAAACTTCCTTTGATAAAAAAGACAATTCAAAGAGGAGTTAGTCTTGTTGGCTTTATCTATAGCCATTCTAGCACCTTGAGTTTATTGagacaatttacaaataaaagagAATTAGTAAGACATGTCATTATAAGATTTGCTACCTCTTATTTATCATTACAAAGGTTACATACATGTCGTTATAAGATTTGCTACCTCTTATTTATCATTACAAAGGTTACATCTAAAGAAGAGAAATTTGAGAAAGATGTTCACTTTTGATGAATGGAGCATTAACAAACTATCTAAGGAAGCCAAGGGGAGGGAGGTTACAAAAGTTGTTCTTATGTCTTCATTTTGGAATCAATTAGTAATTACTCTCAAAGTCATGACTCCTCTTGTTCATGTGCTTGGTCTAGTGGATGGGGAAAGAAAAACAGCTATAGGTTATATATATGAATCAATGGAGAAAGCcatgaaaataataatgatgtCATTCAACAATgatgaaagtaaatacaatgaTGTATTTACAATCATCGATAACAGATGGACATGTAAACTTCATCTCCCTTTTCATGTTGCTAGGGATGACAACAGGTCGGGTCGGGCACGAATAATACCTACACGCAACCCGActtgtagaaaaaaatttcacCTGCTACCCCTTATTTACTCGTCGAGTATCTGTTTAAAAATTGCTCGCGGGTTTTAAGAAAATTTGCGGGTACTTGTGGATACTCGCATACTtgcatatatttaaaaaagatatatatatatatatatatatatatatatatatatatattttataaactatttaaataaaattataaaaaatatttaatataatataaattaaatataaattaaattttaattttaattaaattttgattttaatcaaatttaaccaaataaaatataaatttaattttaattttattaaatttaacttaataaaatttaaattaaattttaattttaattttttgcgggttACAAGTACCTTTGGGCACGGGTAGTATGATACCCGCACCCAACCCATTTATAAGTGGGTATTAAAATAgtcgctacccgcgggtaccaATTATCCACCACATATTTTATCAGCGGATATCCATAGGCACGAGTATTTTAGCCATCCCTACATGTTGTTGGTCACTTCTTGGACCCATAGTTCTTTTATTCTAACCCAGACATGGAATATGATTTAGAACCTACAAATGATAATTGCATCATGAGGTTGGTGCCAAGTAAAGAtgtgtaacaattttttttcaccaaGTTGCCTCTTTATAAGAGTGCAAATGGACTCTTTGGTAATGATTTTGCCAAAGAATCAAGGAAAACCATAGCCCTAGGTGAGACACTAAAACACTTTTTAAATCGCGCTAAGATATAATGGTTACATTCTAAGTTACTTTCTTTACTTGTGTAGCTCAATGGTGGAAGATTTATGGGCATGCAACTCCCAACTTACAAAAGCTAGCAATCAAGATTTTAAACTTGACATTCATCAGGATGTGAGCGCAAATGAAGTATTTTTGAGCAAGTAATAAGACATGACTCATTTCATTATCATCTTATTTGTAAATTGtagaaagaaattaattcacaTATTACTTATTCATAATGTAGATTCATTCAAAGAAAAGGAATAGGCTAGACCATAAAATGTTGCATGATTTGGTTTACATAAAGTATAATCAACAACTTGCTCAAAGATACAGTGTTAGGGATGAAGTAGACCCTATTCTATTGAATGACATTGATGAATGTTATGAGTGGTTAGTGGGAGAAGTTGATGATGATAACGATAATGAAGACATGGGTAATGAGTTGGTTTTTAATGATGATCTCACTCTTAATTGGGCAACTATTTATGAAGCTTCAAGTATTGGAGAAACAATAGTTTATACAAAGGAAACAAGCAATCAATTAAAGAAAGCAACCATCAAGTGGTGGTATTGTTATTGGATTTTCCCATGCTTCTAAGAAAGGTCTAAGTGTAACTCCAACTCCAACACAACCAAAGGGTAAAGAACAAACTCAAATTCaagttaaaaatgaattttgtgaTAGCTCTGATTATGAGTTTGAAAGATTACTTAACTTTGGTAAGAGTCTCTCAGATGGGGAAGAGAAGAAGGGATATGTCCCATTGGATGATGACATTGAAAACAATCAtgttgaaattaaaaaagaatctGATGATTAGAAAGAAACTTAAtacatacattttattatttgttattattttatgttttgaactttAATTTGTGGTGTTTtgatatgatattattattaattgaatttttaaacataatatcattacttttttattaaaattatatgtgctgatattatttcttttactgcaatatttttttcataatccCTTATGATTTTTACTATAACTTTATAAAGGTTTTTGGAGattccaaatattttattatatccgataatattttaaagtctcGAATTCATCTGAAGATGAAAATTTGTGTAGaatgaaaaaatttatacaGGATTGAGAATTTCAGCCATGCATTAAGAAATCTGGCTTTGCATAGTTTATTGACTGTGTACATTCTAGTTTTACTATTCTCTTCATCTCCCATCCCAAAAATTACAATCTATGTgggaaaaggaagaagaaagcgaCAGAACGAAATTGAAAAAACCCAGAAGCATTCGCGTAGGGTCTGTACATgacttatatatacataatatatatatatatatacgtatgTGTGTTGCAAGCTCTGTATTTTGAGCGTGCAGTGGTCCATGTTTAGTTCAGCAGGGCTTGTTTACAACACATTTTATAGGACCTGCATCTTGAGTCAGAATAGCCACGGATTTCGCAGATTGTGCAATCACGTCTGTCTTGGGAGTTGCTGTAACTTTCTTCCCAGACTCCACGAAATAGGCTCCATTCACGAATAAATCACCCTCTGATCTCCAATTCCAATCCTTCCACACTTCTTTAGTTGCCTGAGTCCTTTTTGTCACCTGTGTATATATATCATGTGCCACAACCTtgttaataattgaaaaaaaaaaattgtgtatggTTTTGTTTGAGAGTTTGTCGTATGAACATGTAACATTGCATACTTCTTTTGCATTTATGTCTTCCGGGGCAACAAAACGGTTCCCCTGGCTGATGATGGTGGGTTGCTGGCTGCCACCTACGGCGTACATTAGCCAGTGAGTGTAGTCGTTGTTAACAATGTGAAAGAAGCCCCATCTGCACCTCGGCATTCTCTGAACCAATCCTTTCCCGAAATGGTTGAAAGCCAAAGTCACCTGCATCACTTTATCTCCCGAGAAGCTATCAGTGGCGCCgaacaacaaaacctgaaacgAACAACGTTAATTCATGCATGCATATGAAAGAAATGTTTGAAGAGATAGAAAGAAGTGAGTTTTACGTCGTTGTGTCTGACAAAATGGCAGTTGGTGATGGAAACAGCAGTTGACGCAGCAATGACATCGATGAGGCCATCAGAGCAATTGTGCATGGAAACATGATCGATCCAAATATGTGTAGATCCGAAGACGGAAATCCCGTCGCCGTCACTGATGCCGCGAACGCCGTAGTGGGTGACGGAGTCTCTTATAAGGCCACCTTTAGCTTGCTTAATGTCGTGGACGTGCAATCCGTGAATGATAATGTTGTTCACGTACTGGATCGTTATCTGGGCACCATCTTTGATGTGCACATTGGCACCACGTGCATCGATGGTCTTGTTAGATGTCAGCATAAGCTCTGCTTTCAGCTTAATGTTCATGCTTCGCGCAAAAGTGATCCACAGTGGCTCTGGTCGAGTAACCGCGTATCTCAATGTTCCTGGTTTAGGGTTCACTAGTTCGTTGTCGGAATTGTCGGTCACCACGTAGATTTTCCCCTCTTTGCCTCCGGTTGTGCCGTGGGCAAACCCCATCACACAATCTGCAAGCTTCTTGCGGTTTTCAAACCAGTTTTTGTCACATCTCCAACATTGGTCAATTGGGTTTGTCGGATTGCATCCAGAACTTTTCTTCTTCAAGTCCCTTCTCGTGCTGTTGGACCCTTTCAGCGATCTGTGAAAGAAACCATATATTCATCTGTTGCATGCACtgaagaagagaaaagagattaagatataaagatattttatatacCTCGTGACTTGTGCATTGAATTCAGCGGTAACTTTCATGGGGTTTGGCTTGTAAGCCTTTTTTGCAGCTTCCCTTGCTTCCTTCATTCGCCTATGCCAGACATGGTCGAAGTGACCTATGTTGGCCTTAAGGGTGGGGAGTATTGCAAGGAAAATTACGTAAAAGAACAGCAAACTGAACTTGGTAGATTCCATAACTCTTGTTTCTTTGTCTTGAAGATGATTGATAAGcttatgttttgttgttttgtgtTCTTTGCAACCCTAGTTTTATAGCATTTTAAGTTCCCGTAGTTTTGTGGTAGAACCGATAACTATGGTACTTCAATGCTATATCCCTGTGTGTGAGTTGATTTCGGTATGTCTGCTATATATTCGGTGGTGATTGTAGCCTTTTAGTATCATACATCAAAAACTTGGAATTATATAAATAGATACCAAAATTTGAAGCCTGTCCGTGGAAAGAGGATATAGCTAAGGAAGAAAACTTGTTTTTAGGTTTAGGTTATGCTTTCTTTGTCTAATTTTTGGGATATTTTAGTGAAAGAATGATAAGTTAGTTCTAACCCGTtgatcttttaaataaaaatagatgatacattagtaattaaattattttaaaaaatcattgaaGTAATCATGCTAAATAATTATTGTGTGGACTGCAGAAGAATTtcgatttttaaatttttggaattgattattttttaaatgctttatCTAGTGTccttcaaataattaataacatgtTTTTAACGTCTTTCGTGAAGATGTCttcatatctttaaaatatttggtagtAAATATCTTCCTTTCTTCAATtcatttagtaaaaaataaaaatacttttttcagacttaatttttatacaatGTGATAAATATTTACGATTTTATTcaaattctgtttttttttcttgttaacTTATATCTCAAGTTCTGGTTGTCACTATCTGTTACCATCACTGGCAAAAagaaagcatatatatatatatatatatatatatatatatatatatatatataatgtgaaaaaataaactaCCATCACATTGTAATTCTCAAATTATCATCGTCGTCCATTTCCATGTACGATATTCATTGCCTCCAAAACCACCATTAACGCAGAAAAAGGAATATCGtcaagtgaaataaaaaagacaagggaagaaaggaaaaaTGTTCATTTGAAGTGGAAAAGAGCAGAAGGATTAACTATATACGTAGGCAATATGAGCTATGATTAGactcacaaatattttaaaaaaataataatttaataacaccattttatttcttttagttgACAAACTTACATTTGTtagaaaattctaaaaaatccTGTGATGTGTTTTTATACCAAATAAAGAGCTATCAAATAGTTATAATTTAGATATTTCTTAATTTCATGtgtaaaatttcattttctgtTTGCGTTATTTTACATGCATGTTGTTGTTGCTTCTATTTGATATGACCAAGTTCAATTCGTATGTTTTACTTCCTTTTGATTCGGAGTTCGTTAGattatattttggattttaaacatacctttattaatataaaaaataataaaggaagATTAAGATAAACATGCAAATGTCATAGAATGTACAAAACTTTAATGTATATTGAAGTATTATACAACTGAAATCGTGTTACCCTTATATAACTTTAGTTTatctcacaatttttttttttaaattacaatattgtCTTACATGCAACGCAAAGCACGACTTCATTTTAGTTAGTTACTTAAACTATAAAATTGGTCAAGATACAAGTTgtcttcttttataattttttaaaagttcgTTCATTTCCGtaacttttgtgaaaaatttCACCAATCTTTTACTTTTTTGCCTTTTAAATATCAAAAGTATTGATTATGTGTTGGGAAAACCCCCAATAATTGTACtagtagagaaataaaataaatataagacaaCATAGACAACTCTCTCATGTCTTTTGACCCTCCTTTGACTCTGAGTACATCCACATTCTCCAAAgcaataatttaacctaatccTCACAACACTCTTATTCCaagaatataagaaataagaagacgTAAATACAAGTTTCAAGTGTCTTTGACTTGGGACAAGGAACATCATAGACTTAGAgcccattatatagtcactaaaaCTCACCCCTTGGTTATCTTAGGCGATGTGAgacttttcaagacatgttattttcatcagcCCAACATTCTTCaccctaattaaaataaacacatcttcaTTACCTATACCAACAATCGTACTCCACCATAAGGAGTATCACTTGGAATCAAGTCGTCCCGAGAATTTTCACTTGAAATCAAACTATCCAAAGAATTTCCACTTATAATCAAatcatcccaagaattttcacttggaatcaaaccatcccaagaatttccactcgAAATCAAACCATCCAAAGAATTTCCACTCGAAATCagaccatcccaagaatttccatttggaattaaaccattcaaagaattttcacttgaaaTGAaatcatcccaagaatttctacttgaaatcaaaccatcccaagaatttccaatTGGAATTAAACAAttccaagaatttccacttcaAATTAAGTCATCCTAAGAATTTCCATGCACGTTGCATAAATGCTAACCAATGCCCGTGTATATCACCACACACCTTATAAATATTAGCCAATGCTAGTGCATAAACACAATACACCTTTCATCATGTTGTAACCCACGACACAAAACCATTGGACATTGCAAAAAGCCACAAATCAAACGTCGACACTTCATAGCCACCGTCACTAATACAGGGAAGGCAAACGACAGCGGTTATTTTGCACTTCTGACTTCGGGTTCGCACCCGAGGCATATACTGCCGAGGTAAAAAGACTCtcgtttatgcctcggttattaaccCGAGGCAGAAAAAGTAGTTACTGCCTCAGTTTCctccaaccgaggcctaatcgtgtatcagaaataaaaaaaaaaatttgacggAGCAGCGGCGGTGCAGGCGGAATGAAGGGTTGCTGCTCCAAGTCCTTCAACT
Encoded here:
- the LOC114164550 gene encoding probable pectate lyase P59, which encodes MESTKFSLLFFYVIFLAILPTLKANIGHFDHVWHRRMKEAREAAKKAYKPNPMKVTAEFNAQVTRSLKGSNSTRRDLKKKSSGCNPTNPIDQCWRCDKNWFENRKKLADCVMGFAHGTTGGKEGKIYVVTDNSDNELVNPKPGTLRYAVTRPEPLWITFARSMNIKLKAELMLTSNKTIDARGANVHIKDGAQITIQYVNNIIIHGLHVHDIKQAKGGLIRDSVTHYGVRGISDGDGISVFGSTHIWIDHVSMHNCSDGLIDVIAASTAVSITNCHFVRHNDVLLFGATDSFSGDKVMQVTLAFNHFGKGLVQRMPRCRWGFFHIVNNDYTHWLMYAVGGSQQPTIISQGNRFVAPEDINAKEVTKRTQATKEVWKDWNWRSEGDLFVNGAYFVESGKKVTATPKTDVIAQSAKSVAILTQDAGPIKCVVNKPC